In Raphanus sativus cultivar WK10039 chromosome 5, ASM80110v3, whole genome shotgun sequence, the following proteins share a genomic window:
- the LOC108856739 gene encoding uncharacterized protein LOC108856739: MEVDSSRGVTPEQDPAPATERNEHQSSERIRGSDLMVTESGRSGIHQVLDQIELIASPVLQFTEKWREIHEEYASLQSLLKKRAMELDLKQKEVDERERKVDLLEKSMALRLEEKEKENEVKQFLVSSLLTRLDCDAANVLEEKGKEIERLSKRNDDRSRELDKAVKEFDLKLKQLEAREKDIMLHDEAIKEKVNELEKKEEIFETEKKAKAEEMELKRQEMLAEMEKKEKIFEVELKAKTEEMNVKEKQLEGREKKLELKQRELEQVMDKLKEKEKETATACLASASASSQQQRDKAFEEETEEEPEEMKIDDSEFHDFKKTMSSFVVDKIWALYDSQDEMPRLYAKIKRVNKSQLSLKLTWLDPKEDESVPVACGRFRYGRTETVSYLAFSHEVKPIILGRNISVNPKEGETWAVFRDWSNNPIQQHKPPYRYDLVEVVGVFKDNQGIGVTYLGKVEGFVSVFKHAVQHGVFKEVITPKKMQRFSHRVPSVRLSGEEREGVPAGSFELDPAAVPRYILLGEKEPDVVQVGSAEDDVPPIIVD; this comes from the exons ATGGAAGTAGATTCTTCCCGAGGAGTCACGCCGGAGCAGGATCCGGCACCGGCGACGGAGCGAAATGAACATCAGAGTAGTGAAAG GATTCGTGGCTCTGATTTGATGGTAACGGAGAGTGGGCGGTCGGGGATACATCAAGTCTTAGATCAGATTGAGCTAATAGCTTCACCGGTTCTTCAGTTTACAGAGAAGTGGAGAGAGATCCACGAGGAGTATGCTAGCTTGCAAAGTCTGCTTAAGAAACGAGCCATGGAACTAGATCTGAAGCAAAAGGAGGTTGATGAGAGGGAGAGGAAGGTTGATTTGCTTGAAAAGTCTATGGCTTTGAGATTAGAGGAGAAAGAAAAGGAGAATGAAGTGAAGCAGTTTCTGGTATCATCACTTCTCACGAGATTGGACTGTGACGCAGCGAACGTGCTtgaagagaagggaaaagagatTGAGCGGCTTTCAAAGCGTAACGATGACAGGTCACGTGAGTTAGACAAGGCTGTGAAAGAGTTTGACTTGAAGCTTAAGCAGCTTGAAGCTAGGGAGAAGGATATTATGTTACATGATGAAGCAATCAAAGAGAAGGTGAATGAACTGGAGAAGAAAGAGGAGATCTTTGAAACTGAAAAGAAAGCAAAAGCTGAGGAGATGGAACTGAAGAGACAAGAGATGTTGGCTGAAatggagaagaaagagaagatctttgaagTGGAACTGAAGGCAAAAACTGAAGAGATGAATGTTAAGGAGAAGCAACTTGAAGGAAGGGAGAAAAAGCTTGAGTTGAAGCAGAGAGAGCTAGAACAAGTCATGGACAAGcttaaagagaaagagaaggaaACAGCCACGGCTTGTTTAGCTTCAGCTTCTGCATCTTCTCAACAACAAAGAGACAAAGCGTTTGAAGAAGAGACTGAAGAGGAACCTGAGGAAATGAAGATTGATGATTCAGAGTTTCATGACTTCAAGAAGACAATGAGCTCTTTCGTGGTTGACAAAATATGGGCTCTTTATGATTCTCAAGACGAGATGCCAAGGTTGTACGCTAAGATCAAGAGAGTTAACAAGTCCCAGTTGAGTCTTAAACTGACATGGCTTGATCCTAAAGAGGACGAATCAGTTCCGGTTGCTTGTGGGAGGTTCAGATATGGTAGAACAGAAACGGTGAGCTACTTGGCGTTTTCTCATGAGGTAAAACCAATCATACTTGGCAGGAACATCTCTGTGAACCCAAAAGAAGGTGAAACATGGGCTGTTTTCAGAGATTGGAGCAATAATCCAATACAGCAGCACAAGCCTCCTTATAGATACGACTTGGTGGAAGTGGTGGGAGTCTTCAAGGATAATCAAGGCATTGGAGTGACGTACCTAGGGAAGGTGGAAGGGTTTGTATCCGTCTTCAAGCACGCTGTGCAGCATGGAGTTTTTAAAGAGGTGATCACACCAAAGAAAATGCAGAGATTCTCTCACAGGGTTCCATCTGTTAGACTGagtggagaagagagagagggagtTCCTGCTGGTTCTTTTGAGCTCGACCCTGCTGCCGTCCCGAGGTACATACTCCTTGGGGAGAAGGAACCTGATGTAGTTCAAGTTGGCTCTGCAGAAGATGATGTCCCTCCAATTATCGTAGATTGA